From Harpia harpyja isolate bHarHar1 chromosome 19, bHarHar1 primary haplotype, whole genome shotgun sequence, one genomic window encodes:
- the RAB44 gene encoding ras-related protein Rab-44 isoform X1 yields MAERRAATKGRRMGSSRRRQLQEGSGETPAAAPGPSEEPPWASEMVQRMQDFFRKQGKDQAGFVTRSDMQKLQEEDFPCSTEELELIFDGLDAAGTGQLSTEEFTAGVWQFLSSQKATRNHRRRKTASRRVRLVLPSPALDGADSEEQRHFAAFMEQLGTDNVSEEQEIWQLWVKLREDEPQLLGNLEDFLAKMRHRIQEARSKKEALKATLNKRVAEHDKEVQQLCEALEQQIQQEQQWLEQQSVARSHQHGMELQRALDASEREVQRLVTAQMELETRCRSLRSMQQATSTENRQLEESNRVLEDRLQHLHQQLQQTHGRLQTARAAVAWENVEEPGDGVAAELPSEMPLSPQMSPEKSEKYRSEMRTRLGSQSGEPKVKSTHQVVWEMLPAEISLLGAPPRASSVEEDPFPEFLKEERFSNQSSLLREMNDAIAALSKQLKPQAPGTPPVPGDAACHPQDDAEPQTGPEAATAHGTTPGVLQETLPGHVTHEPFEGDLKEGPAAAELCAPDTTQAGASVGARHRRAQEPGAEQGESPEDARRMLFLQGKGAGVKELMLKAAQHLQEAPGESTEAGEQALMEVEGEGWMQEKIGWEKVQPPGEAEEVALSQGENLETGLGPPEPGEAGLAAGWQLATDGLGPAVAPGEHPQPLDMGLGEEADLPSGLSEKLEIKPGEHLEPEPPSQVEARMGAAQKDGVLPEVTVAPGPGMLDEEHVSAEVQPQGETLDADELPAPAQHGGSSRARAGEGEVEVTQPREAEPQPQGESASGEAGWGGSVGAEVPLPAAVPPADMQEGGAGTDVQPLEAQSNDANRQLLAEVKVALQPLREAGCLGTEQGGSVAPGVQPLEEDDKPELGLGEEMGAAAVHGEGPSPAETPAGSPDLGGLFPVKAQALEMVETEDSQADMQLHGGASPETLQGGGDRAAVHLLEEAEDGEQGHGECGLPQEALLYPHGVTIRQGEGAAAGVQSPEEAVMLDMLEVQSSDANVQLLAEVDKLRLTPGGSSETDLQLPSEVRSPGTEQGGSVAPDVQPLDQVDTPALVEMVEAEDSWAETQLLGGASPETPQGGGDRAAMQLGDEAEDGEQMLGEQGLPHEPVLDPQGAGVGRGEGAGAGVQLWESAESLDLLEDQSTDAIMQLLAEVDELRLTPGGSSETDLQLPSEVRSPGTEQGGSVAPDVQPLDQVDTPELVVMVEAEDSWAEMQLLGGASPETPQGGGDRAAMQLGDEAEDGEQGQGEQGLPHEPVLDPQGAGVGRGEGAGAGVQPPEEAVILDTLEVQSSDANMQLLAEVDELRLTPGGSSETDLQPLGEAGSLGTEQGGSMAPDVHPLDRVDKPELVELEAEDSWTDTQLHEGLGLEAPWGRKGRRAVQLGDEAEDGGQGLGEQGLPHEPVLDPQGAGVGQGEGAGAGVQLWELAESLDLLEDQSTDAIMQLLAEVDELRLTPGGSSETDLQPLSEAGSLGTEQGGSLAPDVQPLDQVDKPELVEMVEAEDSWTDTQLHEGASPEPPQGGGDHAAVHLLEEAEDGEQGQDKHRLPHEPVLDLQGEGAGAGVQPPEEAVILDALEIQRTDANVQLLTEAEELKPTSAGSTEADLARLGATGMWEGEQSQPPGLEAGLRAAHAADTWEGAAGARVSPPLEAASHPECAAAAEGPGLEVKLGALTGPHGQILEDTQTLELPQGERAAADGRLLDGAQGLEVVQGERLEVGVSLVETQGLGLKQGRDDGAFELASLVFEEPLQISTLKLETMMQKDVLIPDVRRLGTSGQAVQSELQKQVLAQADKVRLHTASQQLKEKPLHVMETEQVATGPAEPPKQEMPPASTLHMRVQQEEDAGDDQLGMVLGDSSLRDADNSSMQPQKQHLGEQSEDLNVDQWEKKQEVGWKTSQKGEPSPGKPGAVTADGGGPAPRGSPEASLEPDHLYNVLFVGDSHVGKTSFLYRLHADTFNPHLTATVGLDYQVKNLIVDNKRFALRLWDSAGQERYHSMTKQFFRKADGVVLMYDITSEYSFSDVRYWLSCIQEGAEDGVAILLLGNKTDCAEDRKVPTEEGERLAKEHQLMFYECSAASGHNVLESMVSLIRLLKVREDELKNKAAEVPKPPQKKKGCC; encoded by the exons ATGGCGGAGCGCCGGGCGGCCACCAAGGGCCGGCGTATGGGCTCCAGCCGGCgaaggcagctgcaggagggctcCGGTGAGACACCGGCAGCAGCTCCCGGCCCCAGCGAGGAGCCGCCGTGGGCATCCGAAATGGTGCAGAGAATGCAGGACTTCTTCAGGAAGCAGGGCAAGGACCAGGCGGGGTTCGTCACCCGCTCAGACATGCAG AAATTGCAGGAGGAAGATTTCCCATGCAGCACAGAGGAGCTGGAGCTCATCTTTGATGGGCTGGATGCTGCCGGCACCGGGCAGTTAAGCACCGAGGAGTTCACTGCTGGGGTCT GGCAGTTCCTGAGCTCCCAAAAAGCTACCAGGAACCACCGCCGGCGGAAAACGGCATCCCGGAGGGTCCGCTTGGTCCTCCCCAGCCCAGCGTTGGATGGGGCGGACAGCGAGGAGCAGAGACACTTTGCTGCCTTCATGGAGCAGCTGGGCACGGACAACGTCTCTGAAGA ACAGGAGATCTGGCAGCTCTGGGTGAAGCTCCGGGAGGACGAACCCCAGCTCCTGGGCAACCTGGAGGACTTTCTGGCCAAGATGAGGCACCGCATCCAAGAAGCCAGGAGCAAGAAGGAGGCTTTGAAGGCGACCCTGAACAA GCGTGTGGCTGAGCATGACAAGGAGGTGCAGCAGCTCTGTGAGGCCCTGGAGCAGCAGAttcagcaggagcagcagtggctgGAGCAGCAG AGCGTGGCCCGGAGCCACCAACACGGAATGGAGCTGCAGCGAGCGCTGGATGCCAGCGAGAGGGAGGTGCAGCGCTTGGTCACGGCGCAGATGGAG CTGGAGACGCGGTGCCGCAGCCTCCGCAGCATGCAGCAAGCCACCAGCACTGAAAACcggcagctggaggagagcaaCCGGGTGCTGGAGGACCGCCTGCAGCAcctccaccagcagctccagcagaccCACGGGCGCCTGCAGACAGCGAGGGCTGCGGTGGCTTGGGAGAACGTGGAGGAGCCCGG AGACGgagtggctgcagagctgcccagcgAGATGCCCCTGTCCCCACAG ATGAGTCCGGAGAAGAGTGAGAAGTACCGCTCCGAGATGCGGACCAGGCTGGGGTCCCAGAGTGGCGAGCCCAAAGTCAAGAGCACCCACCAAGT GGTTTGGGAGATGCTGCCAGCAGAAATAAGCCTTTTGGGAGCCCCGCCAAGAGCGAGCTCCGTGGAAGAGGACCCCTTCCCAGAATTTCTCAAAGAGGAACGCTTTTCTAACCAAAGCTCTTTGCTAAGAGAGATGAATGATGCAATAGCGGCTCTGAGCAAACAGCTGAAGCCACAGGCACCGGGTACACCCCCTGTGCCGGGAGACGCTGCCTGTCACCCCCAGGATGATGCTGAGCCCCAAACGGGGCCGGAGGCAGCCACAGCCCATGGCACAACCCCCGGGGTCCTGCAAGAGACCCTCCCCGGCCACGTCACTCACGAGCCGTTTGAAGGAGACCTGAAAGAGGGACCAGCCGCAGCTGAGCTTTGTGCTCCGGACACGACACAGGCTGGTGCGTCCGTGGGAGCCAGGCACCGCAGGGCTCAGGAGCcgggggcagagcagggagagagcCCAGAGGATGCACGGAGGATGTTATTCCTGCAGGGAAAGGGCGCTGGTGTGAAGGAGCTGATGCTAAAGGCGGCTCAGCATCTGCAAGAAGCACCGGGAGAGAGCacagaggcaggagagcaggcacTGATGGAGGTGGAGGGAGAAGGATGGATGCAGGAAAAAATAGGTTGGGAAAAGGTACAGCCCCCAGGAGAAGCTGAGGAAGTGGCATTAAGCCAGGGAGAAAATCTGGAGACAGGACTGGGGCCACCTGAGCCTGGGGAGGCAGGACTAGCAGCGGGATGGCAGCTTGCTACAGATGGGCTTGGCCCAGCTGTGGCTCCAGGAGAGCATCCACAGCCCCTGGACATGGGTCTGGGGGAAGAGGCTGACCTGCCATCGGGGCTCTCAGAGAAACTTGAAATAAAGCCAGGAGAGCACCTGGAGCCAGAGCCACCATCCCAGGTTGAGGCACGAATGGGAGCAGCCCAGAAGGACGGTGTCCTCCCCGAGGTGACAGTGGCTCCTGGCCCCGGGATGCTGGACGAAGAGCATGTCAGTGCAGAGGTGCAGCCCCAGGGGGAAACCTTAGATGCTGACgagctgccagccccagctcagcatggagggagcagcagagccagggccggggaaggggaggtggaggtAACACAACCCAGGGAGGCAGAACCGCAACCGCAGGGTGAGTCTGCGAGTGGAgaggcaggatggggagggagcgTGGGTGCAGAGGTGCCGCTGCCGGCGGCTGTGCCACCCGCCGACATGCAGGAAGGTGGAGCGGGAACAGATGTGCAACCGCTGGAGGCCCAGAGCAACGATGCCAACAGGCAGCTGCTTGCAGAGGTGAAGGTAGCTCTGCAGCCCCTGAGAGAGGCCGGCTGTCTGGGGACGGAGCAGGGAGGGAGCGTAGCTCCAGGTGTGCAACCACTGGAGGAGGATGATAAACCAGAGTTAGGGCTGGGGGAGGAAATGGGTGCTGCTGCAGTGCATGGTGAGGGTCCTTCCCCAGCAGAAACACCTGCAGGGAGCCCAGATCTGGGTGGGCTGTTCCCAGTTAAGGCTCAGGCACTGGAAATGGTGGAGACAGAGGACTCCCAGGCAGACATGCAGCTGCATGGAGGTGCCAGCCCAGAAACCCTCCAGGGAGGGGGCGACCGTGCAGCTGTACATCTCCTGGAGGAGGCTGAGGATGGGGAACAAGGACACGGTGAGTGTGGGCTGCCACAAGAGGCTTTGCTTTACCCCCATGGAGTGACGatcaggcagggagagggggctgctgctggtgtgCAGTCCCCTGAGGAGGCTGTAATGTTGGACATGCTGGAGGTTCAGAGCTCTGATGCCAATGTGCAGCTGCTTGCAGAGGTGGACAAGCTCAGATTGACCCCAGGAGGGAGCAGTGAGACAGATCTGCAGCTGCCAAGTGAGGTTAGGTCCccggggacagagcagggagggagcgTGGCTCCAGATGTGCAACCCCTGGATCAGGTTGATACACCAGCGTTAGTGGAAATGGTGGAGGCAGAGGACTCCTGGGCAGAGACGCAGCTTCTTGGGGGTGCCAGCCCAGAAaccccccagggagggggggacCGTGCAGCCATGCAGCTTGGGGATGAGGCTGAGGATGGGGAACAaatgctgggggagcaggggctgccaCATGAGCCTGTGCTTGATCCGCAGGGAGCAGGAGTCGGGCGTGGAGAAGGGGCTGGTGCAGGTGTGCAACTGTGGGAGTCGGCTGAAAGCCTGGACTTGCTGGAGGACCAGAGCACTGATGCCATcatgcagctgcttgcagagGTGGATGAGCTCAGATTGACCCCAGGAGGGAGCAGTGAGACAGATCTGCAGCTGCCAAGTGAGGTTAGGTCCccggggacagagcagggagggagtgTGGCTCCAGATGTGCAACCCCTGGATCAGGTTGATACACCAGAGTTAGTGGTAATGGTGGAGGCAGAGGACTCCTGGGCAGAGATGCAGCTTCTTGGGGGTGCCAGCCCAGAAaccccccagggagggggggacCGTGCAGCCATGCAGCTTGGGGATGAGGCTGAGGATGGGGAACaagggcagggggagcaggggctgccaCATGAGCCTGTGCTTGATCCGCAGGGAGCAGGAGTCGGGCGTGGAGAAGGGGCTGGTGCAGGTGTGCAGCCCCCTGAGGAGGCTGTAATCCTGGACACACTGGAGGTTCAAAGCAGTGATGCAAAcatgcagctgcttgcagagGTGGATGAGCTCAGATTGACCCCAGGAGGGAGCAGTGAGACAGATCTGCAGCCCCTGGGAGAGGCCGGCTCCCTGGGGACAGAGCAAGGAGGGAGCATGGCTCCAGATGTGCATCCCCTGGACCGGGTTGATAAACCAGAGTTAGTGGAATTGGAGGCAGAGGACTCCTGGACAGACACACAGCTGCATGAGGGTCTTGGCCTAGAAGCCCCATGGGGCAGGAAGGGCAGAAGAGCCGTGCAGCTTGGGGATGAGGCTGAGGATGGGGGAcaagggctgggggagcaggggctgccaCATGAGCCTGTGCTTGATCCGCAAGGAGCAGGAgttgggcagggagagggggctgGTGCCGGTGTGCAACTGTGGGAGTTGGCTGAAAGCCTGGACTTGCTGGAGGACCAGAGCACTGATGCCATcatgcagctgcttgcagagGTGGATGAGCTCAGATTGACCCCAGGAGGGAGCAGTGAGACAGATCTGCAGCCCCTGAGTGAGGCTGGCTCCCttgggacagagcagggagggagcttGGCTCCAGATGTGCAACCCCTGGATCAGGTTGATAAACCAGAGTTAGTGGAAATGGTGGAGGCAGAGGACTCCTGGACAGACACACAACTGCATGAGGGTGCCAGCCCAGAACCCCCCCAGGGAGGGGGAGACCATGCAGCTGTACATCTCCTGGAGGAGGCTGAGGATGGGGAACAAGGGCAGGACAAGCACAGGCTGCCACACGAGCCTGTGCTTGATCtgcagggagaaggggctggTGCAGGCGTGCAGCCCCCTGAGGAGGCTGTGATCCTGGACGCATTGGAGATTCAGAGAACTGATGCAAATGTGCAGCTGCTTACAGAGGCAGAGGAGCTCAAACCAACCTCAGCAGGGAGCACAGAGGCAGATCTGGCACGCTTGGGTGCAACTGGGATGTGGGAAGGCGAGCAGAGCCAGCCTCCTGGTTTGGAGGCAGGTCTGCGTGCAGCTCACGCCGCAGACACGTgggagggagctgctggtgcACGTGTGTCCCCTCCACTTGAGGCTGCTTCCCATCCTGAGTGTGCCGCTGCTGCTGAGGGTCCTGGTCTGGAAGTAAAGCTGGGAGCACTCACTGGTCCTCATGGGCAGATCCTGGAGGACACCCAGACACTGGAATTACCACAGGGAGAGAGAGCTGCTGCAGATGGGAGGCTTCTGGATGGAGCTCAAGGTCTGGAGGTGGTACAGGGAGAGAGGCTGGAGGTGGGGGTGAGTTTAGTTGAAACTCAGGGTCTAGGGCTAAAGCAGGGCCGTGATGATGGTGCGTTTGAGCTGGCCTCCCTGGTCTTCGAGGAGCCATTACAAATCAGCACACTAAAGCTGGAAACGATGATGCAGAAGGATGTTCTTATTCCAGATGTGCGGCGGCTAGGCACTTCGGGACAGGCAGTCCAAAGCGAGCTTCAGAAGCAGGTCTTGGCACAGGCAGATAAGGTGAGGCTTCACACTGCTTCccagcagctgaaggagaagCCACTGCATGTGATGGAAACAGAGCAGGTAGCTACCGGACCTGCTGAACCTCCAAAACAAGAGATGCCACCAGCATCAACCCTTCACATGAGGGTCCAACAGGAGGAAGATGCTGGGGATGACCAGCTGGGGATGGTCCTTGGAGACAGCTCACTGAGGGATGCAGACAACAGCAGCATGCAGCCTCAAAAGCAACACTTGGGAGAACAGAGTGAAGACCTTAATGTTGATCAATGGGAGAAGAAGCAAGAAGTTGGGTGGAAAACGAGCCAGAAAGGTGAGCCCAGCCCAGGAAAGCCAGGGGCTGTGACTGCAGATGGGGGAGGACCTGCCCCAAGGGGTTCTCCTGAAGCCTCCCTGGAGCCAGACCACCTCTACAACGTGCTGTTCGTCGGGGACTCCCACGTGGGCAAAACATCATTCCTGTACCGGCTGCACGCCGACACCTTCAACCCGCACCTCACTGCCACAGTAG GACTGGATTATCAGGTCAAAAACCTCATCGTGGACAACAAGCGCTTTGCTCTCCGCCTGTGGGACTCGGCCGGTCAAGAAAG GTACCACAGTATGACCAAGCAGTTCTTCCGGAAGGCGGATGGCGTTGTGCTGATGTACGATATCACATCGGAGTACTCCTTCTCGGATGTGCGGTACTGGCTGAGCTGCATCCAG GAAGGAGCAGAAGACGGAGTTGCTATTCTGCTTCTTGGGAACAAAACCGACTGTGCTGAAGACAGAAAGGTCCCTACAGAGGAGGGGGAACGCTTGGCCAAG GAGCATCAGCTCATGTTTTACGAATGCAGTGCTGCCTCGGGCCACAATGTCTTGGAATCCATGGTCAGCTTAATCAG GTTGCTCAAAGTTCGTGAAGAtgaattgaaaaataaagcagcagaggTACCAAAGCCACCCCAGAAGAAAAAGGGCTGCTGCTAG